The Clavelina lepadiformis chromosome 1, kaClaLepa1.1, whole genome shotgun sequence genome segment TAAAGAAAGACAATTTGTTGTCATAAAAAGACTTACaatatttcttattaaaaatttttcgaaCTTTCATTTGCAATTCGGTGTTTTTTTGTCTTGAAGTACTGCAAGctgtatacaaatatatagCATACGTtacttgtaatgaaaattttttcatactttATGATTAACGTGATTAATAATGACACTAATATCATTCAGGTTcatatgcaaaaaaaatcttcaatgagttaaagttaaaaaataagtgcTATAAAAGTTCCTTTTAATATATGCTTGCAGTAAATGTAACTGTAGTTAATCATGTTCTTACAAATGTTTAGAAATATCACagtaaattacataaaattaccTTTTCCGCCATGTAAAATCTCAATAAAGCCACTTTGAACACTTGGCTCCAAGAAATATGGCCTTACATCCCTGCTTCCAAATGCATTGAATGTATCGTTAACAAATGCCATTCCACCAACCGCCACACCAATTTCTTCAAGTTCACCACACTAAAACAGGAACAAGTTACCTTTGTTTCGTGTACAGCACGGTTACACCATAGTATAATATGAACAGCAACATACAGCTTGAATTATTCGAGCAATTGCATTTTgtctaagtttttttttcatatttccatCCATTTCAGTTGGTGGTATGGAACTTTCAGAATTGAAGGTCTTTGCTTTCTCTTTCCAAACTTGTTTCGTTTGCTTCGGAAGTTCTCTCCACCTGCTACCCCAGAGtttgaaatcttgaaaaacagcaattaaaaattagtacagaacatttgaaagctttataaaaaaatgaacataaaTTGAAAGTAAGGAACACTGAAAACAGGCAAGACCTTACTTCATGCAAAACACTTTGATAACTTGTCTAAACTAGTACTTTCATTGTTCAGCTGTTAACATAGTGAAACCTtcatttatgtaaattttgaagttgagTAGAAGCTTACACCTCTTAAGATTTAACAGCGTCAATCAATGTTAACATCTTCGATATCTAAGGCTTTCTAATAACCAACATAAcagtaaacacatttttggaaattcaTTACACACGTATCATGTGAGGTCACAAATAGCATGCACTTCAAGTCATGCATCATTCATTATGTATCATGCTCTTCACTAATCCAACTAACACTGTGACACAAGTTTCACAATCAAAccgagaaaaaaaaattacgacATGCAAATTTAGTAACGAACACAGTAAGCATGAAATCAATGAATGCAATTTATCGGgtgaaaaacaatgaaaattattttcagtgaGAACTACATTTGTGCATTTAACGACATAATGCTAATGACTCAATGAAGCAAGCGATCAATTAAGCAAACCAGCCAGAATATCAGACCTTGTACATATCTTAAATGAAACACATGTGATGCTGTCTAGAAGCTTCTCCCTTGAAAATTTGGGAAGAAATCATGCAActgtattaaaaataccaataTTCTGTTTCTTAATGGAAGAACAAAATAGATTGTAGCCTGTGATTCTTCGTTTTCGAAAAGGTTTAACTTTTTGAACCCTTCGCCTTATTGATgcattgtaattgtaaatccAGCGCTAAAACACAGCAGTTGTCAAAACGCTAGTAAACAAGCGGCAAAAGTATTTAGTAGTGGCAGTTTAACATACCATCATACAAGAGATCTGAGAAAGGGACaaactttaatcattttgtaagatcatgcaataaacatgcaataaCTACTTTAAGTTGGAGAGTTGTCCCGGACAAGGAACAGAGCTTTTTGTCAGCCAACAAGATTATTTTGGCGAAGACAACTGTTGCAATCTTTGAACTTAAAGTACGTAATGGCATCTTTCAACCAGAGTTCTATCATAATAGCCTACTTCATGCGGAAATTACAGCATAGAGTTACAGTAATGAACTGTAACTTGTTTGTAAAGCAGGGAGTGCAGTTCTACAGCTTGCGGTAATACTGAAAGAGCTGATAACTATAGCAAGTATGAATTatggcaaataaaactttaatctaCGATGAATAACCTTGATTTGGTTTTTACTTAAACCAGTATTAATGGTTGCTTCATTGAGGTGCTCTGACTTTGCAGTTCTCATACCTTTTGTTTCCCACAAAGATATAAGCATATCCCGCTGGCTTTGTGAAATGTCCTTACTGAACAATGCAAATCAAATCATTAATAAGtgagacacaaaaatttttttttttaaattgaaaacacaGCTTGTCTGTATCTACACGAAATATCTTACGTCCATCTGGACGGCAATTCAGAATAGCGTTTTATTAACACTTTTAGTGACTTGCATGCAAATAAACAGAGtgacatgaaaaaaatgcCATACTATTACTAACATTTACTTATTTATGACCAAAGATCGAATTAAATATACAAcagatatatacatataagTTAGCTATTATACATGAAGAACTAACCGAGATCTTCTAGTGCTTGCCATGTTACTCAGAAAAGAGCAAATAGtacgacaaaattttaacaattttacaaaaattaaaacatgcaataaactaaactgtttggataaaaattagttttgtaaGAAGTAATCACCACTCAATATGAATTAAGAATAGAACATACACACATAAAGATAGTTGTcctaataaataatataacttaGGGCACATGTTGCATTAAAAGCAAACGCTCAACACTAAAGTCTTACAGATGTCAAAAATTTACTGTGCACAGATATGATTTTCTTGGTGCTTGGTAATCAACAGTAAGCGCCATGTTCCAACTGCAACTCCTTTTCAAATCATAAAGGCTTCAAAGATTATCAAGAAGTTTGGCCAACCCTTTTATGTATATGGTACACGTAAGTCTTTTCCTACAGCACTATAGTATTACAATATCACAATGTTCTTTAGGCTAATAGCTTATATGCACATACTttgatgtgaattaaacacttaatCTGTGAGGTCATTGTCTGTCTCAGCAAAACCAAGTTATGGGCATTGAtgctataaaaatgtaaaaatataagcgATAGTAGCTGTGACATGAAATGACAAATGTTCCAAATCAATTTActtgatatttgtttgtaataagcGATTGTTTTTCGGAGTAAATAGCCATTTATCTGCACAACTTCTTTGAccagatttttgtttaaataggcCATTCTTAAATGCAGTTGAGAATAAATTGCCAGCATTACTGTTCAAAGTGGATGGCTTTTAAGAGGTGGCAAGTTGTTTACAAGCACTTTTAAGAGGATGTTTTAACTAAAATCcattatatcatatatattgtAGTAACCGGTGCCcttcaaaaactttgctaatCGTAACTTTcttaattgaaatgtttggtCTGAAAAGCATACAAAGTAGGTGGCTTCAGGAAGAAattgagttttattttgaaaacattacaccAAAATGAAGTGCTGTTTTCAATCCTCGCAGAAAAGCAATCGTTTAGACAACAACAACCTATTATTTGTCGTAATTTTGATGGCAGCCACTTGAGATGGTTGCTTTCGCATGGACTAAGATTCAAATCAAGAGCACTAGAGCCAAAGTACACATTTCAGTAATAACTCTAAACATTCTCTTGGAAAGGTAGAACAAATCTTACTGACACTTTTTAGTCGGAGGTAGtggtatattttgaaataattacaaGAATATGTAAAACAGATAATAAAAAAGTCAAGACAGGCTTCAGAATTTCATGGTCCCAAACTAGGGTAAAGttggtacaacaacaacaacaaaggtcAGTAAAGGGGTACACATGAAAAAACGTTTCCAAATTAAACAACTTCATGCATTATGTATTTACTTCCAAGTGAAGTTTCTCCCAAAATAACCAAGTTTCAGTCATTCACAATGTGCATCAAACAGAAGATTTCAGCTGGCAAACAATGTTTGGTGGTGGATAATGTTGCAttccaaacaaattaaaaaatttaaatagttttaatttaagaatttaaaatacgaaatcaaatcaaaatattttactgttgACAATAATTATTACCATCAAAAAAACTCTGCATAATCTAACAAAACCTTCTTTTGTCTTAAgttaaaaagcaatgaagcacATTCAAAAGTAATCAATTTCGCTAAGCGCAGCATCTTACATCGATTAGCAGAAAAATTCTCGGACAGCAGTTTTTGCCACAGCGTGTGCTCTGACTTACTCTGACTGCTGGTTGGTCactatgttttgttgtttctctttaaattattttctcctAATCTCACTTGATGCCACTACTAACAGCATGATCTGCATATCAACAAGCACTTCCCAGATGTCTGCGTTGATGCCTGTCCTTTTTGGGTACGTTTGAAAACATCCCTGATGTGTAGTGCGGTACGAACTACACAGTATCGCTTAGTGGCTTGTTTACCATAGAAGGTCTTGAAGTATATCAGCATTCTTGCTGTGACTCACATGACTGAGTAAGCGCAAACAATGTCAACAGAGCAAGTTATGTATGCTGAGCGAGTCCCCAGCAGATATGGACCTTGCCTCATGACACATGACTGTGATAATGACAGCATCTTTGCCAATAGACTAATTGTTCTTAATGAATGgagataaataatttataattaattacccATCACAGTTGAGCCAAGTGGTGAGTGAACTTAAATAACGACCCACCAAGAGATCGGGTACTCGGCCAAAAATTGGGAAACAGTGAGCTGACCCTTGGCCAATGCATATATCCAAAATTGGAGAATAAAGCTACCAATGAGTGTTAGCATCCATTTACCCTAACACCAAGGTAGCAAAACGTGAGCTTAAAGCTAACATCAACAGCTCACCTTGTGACACCttgcagaaaatttaaatctttggTCAAAAAATGACTAACGGGCATTGGGCACCAAATCTACACTGTTATAGTAAACAGCGTCCTGTGACTGGATGTAGACCTATAGAACCCCACAGCAtgacaatttttctgtttttgtgagCATTGAACCTGCTGGGCTTCAGTGCGATAGAGTCACTCTTTACCTTGCACATTATGAAGCGGAGCCACTCTGATTGCTCCTCCCAAAACTATTTGCCTCAGCAAAAAAGCAAGCcgga includes the following:
- the LOC143451607 gene encoding uncharacterized protein LOC143451607; protein product: MDGNMKKKLRQNAIARIIQACGELEEIGVAVGGMAFVNDTFNAFGSRDVRPYFLEPSVQSGFIEILHGGKACSTSRQKNTELQMKVRKIFNKKYCETMHKSNGRMPYAKINEFSITGMPCGIPFRNPGSYGPVDCQKIIDEQENIIIMKRGNLELAENNLVLLVTTEECENEEHLHFAEPTHRTVDW